In the genome of Myxococcales bacterium, one region contains:
- a CDS encoding outer membrane beta-barrel protein gives MASRRRALLWVTLLTLCPGVARAYEEQWHVGAGLGAAEFVGSESGLAPMLGVHAAYDVSDMFDFRIELGAARHEFVDGEVTTLYSAGAGVVYKLDVLEWVPYVGILGGYYAFSGGRWPSHLKQRELGVSIPLGLDYTFSRTFGVGAQIRYHGFQSDPLSGVGDAPYFSALLRAEYRIGW, from the coding sequence ATGGCGTCACGCCGCCGAGCTCTCCTCTGGGTCACCTTGCTGACTCTGTGCCCAGGGGTTGCGCGCGCCTATGAAGAGCAGTGGCACGTGGGCGCCGGGCTTGGCGCCGCCGAGTTCGTGGGTTCGGAGTCGGGGCTCGCCCCCATGCTCGGTGTTCACGCCGCGTACGACGTCTCGGACATGTTCGACTTCCGGATCGAGCTCGGAGCGGCCCGCCACGAGTTCGTGGATGGGGAGGTGACGACGCTCTATTCAGCGGGCGCCGGCGTCGTCTACAAACTCGACGTGCTCGAGTGGGTCCCCTACGTGGGAATCCTCGGGGGTTACTACGCGTTCTCCGGTGGACGATGGCCGTCTCACCTGAAGCAGCGAGAGCTCGGTGTGTCGATTCCGCTCGGTCTCGACTACACCTTCTCGCGGACGTTCGGTGTCGGTGCGCAGATCCGCTACCATGGGTTTCAGAGCGATCCGCTCAGCGGCGTGGGGGACGCGCCGTATTTCAGCGCGCTCTTGCGCGCCGAGTATCGCATCGGCTGGTGA
- a CDS encoding cytidine deaminase, which translates to MTAVDLSKLDALARAVREHAHAPYSGFRVGAAVQAGSGKQYVGCNVENASFGATVCAERNAIASAIAAGEREIVAVAVHTEAETPALPCGICRQVIQEFGRDSVILSTTPTDRRETTLRDLLPEAFVFRR; encoded by the coding sequence ATGACGGCGGTGGACCTATCGAAGCTCGATGCCCTCGCGCGGGCCGTGCGCGAGCACGCTCACGCGCCGTATTCGGGTTTTCGGGTGGGCGCCGCGGTTCAGGCCGGAAGTGGCAAGCAGTACGTGGGTTGTAACGTCGAAAATGCGAGCTTCGGCGCCACCGTTTGTGCTGAACGCAACGCAATTGCATCGGCGATCGCCGCCGGCGAGCGAGAGATCGTCGCCGTTGCGGTGCACACCGAGGCGGAGACTCCGGCGTTGCCATGCGGCATCTGCCGACAGGTGATCCAGGAGTTCGGCCGTGACTCCGTGATCCTCTCCACCACGCCGACCGACCGCAGGGAGACCACGCTGCGAGACCTCTTGCCCGAGGCATTCGTGTTCCGGCGATGA
- a CDS encoding purine-nucleoside phosphorylase encodes MSTALETEFAEAVAKVTSLGPPAPTVGVVLGSGLGAFADSLTGLVKLPYAEIPHMPRSSVVGHAGNLVLGRVGAARVACLQGRVHAYEGHALERVTFGVRLLARLGCRAVLLTNAAGGIRDGFSPGDLMLIVDHLNLMGRNPLVGENDDSAGPRFPDMTRAYDVELCDAARRIASAQGGKLQEGVYAGLLGPSYETPAEIRMLRTFGADAVGMSTVPEVLVLRHRGVRVGAMSCITNLGAGLSDTLLDHSEVEETANKTRQRFTQLLASWVEETARIVGGERA; translated from the coding sequence ATGTCCACCGCGCTCGAGACAGAGTTCGCCGAGGCCGTGGCGAAGGTGACCTCGCTCGGCCCGCCGGCGCCCACCGTGGGAGTCGTGCTGGGCTCTGGCCTCGGTGCCTTCGCCGACTCCCTCACTGGCCTCGTCAAGCTGCCCTACGCCGAGATCCCCCACATGCCGCGCTCGTCGGTGGTGGGACATGCGGGAAACCTGGTGCTCGGGCGTGTCGGGGCGGCTCGCGTGGCCTGCTTGCAGGGCCGAGTGCATGCCTACGAAGGCCATGCGCTCGAGCGTGTCACCTTCGGGGTGCGGCTTCTGGCGCGCCTGGGCTGCCGTGCGGTGCTGTTGACCAACGCCGCTGGCGGGATCCGTGACGGCTTTTCGCCGGGCGACCTGATGTTGATCGTGGACCACTTGAACCTCATGGGGCGCAACCCGCTCGTCGGTGAAAATGACGACAGCGCGGGCCCGCGCTTCCCGGACATGACCCGCGCGTACGACGTGGAGTTGTGTGATGCCGCGCGACGGATCGCCAGCGCGCAGGGCGGCAAGCTGCAAGAAGGAGTGTATGCCGGGCTGCTAGGGCCGAGCTACGAGACGCCGGCCGAGATCCGCATGCTGCGCACGTTCGGAGCCGACGCCGTGGGCATGAGCACCGTACCCGAGGTGCTGGTGCTCAGACACCGCGGCGTTCGAGTCGGGGCAATGAGCTGCATCACGAACCTGGGCGCTGGTCTCTCCGACACGCTGCTGGACCACTCGGAGGTGGAGGAGACTGCAAACAAGACCCGACAACGATTCACGCAGCTTCTCGCTAGCTGGGTCGAAGAGACGGCTCGGATCGTCGGCGGCGAACGCGCATGA
- the infA gene encoding translation initiation factor IF-1 → MSKGDLLEMEGVIQDALGGGQYTIKVDQGGAIVRAQLSGRMRRHHIRVLPGDRVRVAVSPYDLSHGLIVYRGK, encoded by the coding sequence ATGAGCAAAGGCGATCTTTTGGAGATGGAGGGCGTCATTCAGGACGCTCTCGGCGGCGGTCAGTACACCATCAAGGTGGACCAAGGCGGGGCCATCGTTCGGGCCCAGCTGTCGGGGCGCATGCGCCGGCACCACATCCGGGTGCTTCCTGGTGATCGCGTACGAGTCGCCGTTTCCCCTTACGATCTCAGCCACGGTCTGATCGTTTATCGCGGCAAGTGA
- a CDS encoding FecR domain-containing protein produces the protein MSDHDGESKALEHVTRELRNVEAPEPDWERMEQRLLARIDADETRTRRAGGYRIAAVLAAAAAILLLVGGVFRGQRQDVAENPPAAAAPATRVFGPSAGQLSGAELSVGDEVIAGAHALIVDHPGRARWTLDPSSHATVAGVGDVITLRLTSGALNARVVKSDKPETFVIEVDEARVAVHGTEFRVVRAAEGISVDVTEGVVAVGGRGLAAGFFLRAGDTGQFSSDGRSGHVKQAAVAEAPATEPPSKPSVSAMRPALPVAPSATELGKALDQIASAAASCFASGAAQGEVRVQLRTDVAISLGADGKLQTVRFDPPLSPTATECVLRQTAKVRVPESSKGGAAQRALLLGT, from the coding sequence ATGAGCGATCATGATGGTGAGTCCAAGGCCCTCGAGCACGTGACCCGGGAGCTGCGCAATGTGGAGGCGCCGGAGCCCGATTGGGAGCGCATGGAGCAGCGCTTGCTCGCCCGCATCGACGCCGACGAGACTCGGACGCGCCGCGCCGGTGGTTACCGCATCGCGGCCGTACTGGCCGCCGCCGCGGCGATCCTGTTGCTGGTCGGTGGAGTGTTTCGCGGACAGCGCCAGGACGTGGCCGAGAACCCGCCGGCAGCGGCGGCCCCCGCCACCCGGGTGTTCGGACCGAGCGCCGGTCAGCTAAGTGGCGCCGAGCTCTCCGTGGGTGACGAGGTGATCGCCGGCGCGCACGCGCTGATCGTCGATCACCCTGGGCGTGCGCGTTGGACGCTGGACCCGAGCAGCCACGCCACGGTCGCCGGTGTCGGCGACGTGATCACGCTGCGGCTCACCTCCGGGGCGCTCAATGCGCGAGTGGTGAAGAGCGACAAACCCGAGACCTTCGTGATCGAGGTGGATGAAGCACGAGTCGCGGTGCATGGGACCGAGTTCCGGGTCGTGCGTGCGGCCGAGGGCATCTCCGTCGACGTCACCGAGGGCGTCGTGGCGGTGGGCGGTCGCGGGCTCGCGGCGGGCTTCTTCCTGCGGGCCGGGGACACGGGTCAGTTCTCCAGCGATGGCCGCAGCGGTCACGTCAAACAAGCCGCCGTCGCCGAGGCACCCGCCACTGAGCCACCGAGCAAACCCAGCGTTTCGGCCATGCGTCCTGCACTGCCCGTCGCCCCGAGTGCGACGGAGCTAGGCAAGGCGCTCGATCAGATCGCGAGCGCCGCGGCGAGTTGTTTTGCCAGTGGCGCTGCCCAGGGCGAGGTGCGCGTGCAGCTTCGCACGGACGTGGCGATCAGCCTGGGCGCCGACGGTAAGCTGCAGACCGTCCGCTTCGACCCGCCGCTGTCACCGACCGCTACCGAATGTGTGCTGCGCCAGACCGCGAAGGTCCGAGTGCCCGAGAGCAGCAAGGGCGGGGCTGCGCAGCGAGCGCTCTTGCTCGGTACCTGA
- the priA gene encoding primosomal protein N', with translation MLLAKVAVPVPLGQAFTYLVPPGLKLERGARVLCDFGRRKVLGVVIEVADREPEIPVDKLRPIRALVDAEPVLPEELLDFLLELARYYLAPIGEVMRLALPAVERTSARALGEDQVASVGRVVQLARAVPGPLPPGLRGQARAIHEHLSASGPAEISGLVARWGNARAAVKRLVEAGLVSIEEAQRSRDPFFALEVQRDVPPNLTAPQANAVSIIASQLDRRERGAFLLHGVTGSGKTEVYLRAVERTLAAGGGAIVLVPEIALTPQLVGRFRARLGERIAVMHSGLGDGERHAMWKALRSGDVKIVVGARSALFAPVQTLTLICVDEEHDGSFKQEEGVRYNARDMALLRAHRAQAVCVLGSATPSLASELAVRTERIQRLSLPERARANAVLPKVELIDLRRVGAGPSGHRLLSLPLHRALERTLAASGQAILFLNRRGFAPSLLCEACGKVTECPSCSVALTLHRSRRARLTCHYCDHEAPIPDKCASCGSGRLSEEGAGTERIESALSEAFPNARIARLDRDVGAGVKGERILDRMRKREIDVLVGTQMVTKGHDLPDVTLVGVLNADAALAMPDFRAAERAFHLLVQVAGRAGRGDVPGTVLIQTWQPEHPAVMLASRHDVAGFVARELDDRRELGYPPFKRIALIRIEAVDEQRARERARELAVLAKRAAGPKVEVLGPAPAPLPRLRNRFRFRFMLRAEERADLRPVLLAIARAPSDRAIRVVIDVDPINML, from the coding sequence GTGCTGCTCGCGAAGGTCGCCGTGCCCGTGCCGCTGGGCCAGGCCTTCACCTATTTGGTTCCACCTGGGCTGAAGCTGGAGCGCGGCGCGCGGGTGTTGTGCGACTTCGGTCGGCGCAAGGTGCTCGGCGTCGTGATTGAAGTAGCCGACCGCGAGCCGGAGATCCCCGTCGACAAGCTGCGTCCCATCCGTGCGTTGGTCGATGCCGAACCGGTGTTGCCAGAAGAGCTGCTCGACTTCTTGCTCGAACTCGCGCGTTATTACCTGGCGCCCATCGGTGAGGTCATGCGTCTGGCGTTGCCGGCTGTGGAGCGCACGTCCGCCCGCGCGCTGGGTGAAGACCAGGTTGCCTCCGTCGGACGCGTGGTGCAGCTTGCCAGGGCCGTTCCCGGCCCTCTGCCCCCGGGCCTCCGCGGGCAGGCTCGCGCCATTCACGAGCACCTGTCGGCGTCTGGACCGGCGGAAATCTCGGGGCTGGTGGCGCGCTGGGGGAACGCTCGCGCAGCGGTGAAACGCCTGGTGGAAGCGGGTCTCGTCTCGATCGAGGAGGCTCAGCGGAGCCGCGATCCGTTCTTCGCCCTGGAGGTCCAGCGCGACGTTCCCCCGAACCTGACGGCGCCGCAGGCCAACGCCGTGTCGATCATTGCGAGCCAACTCGACCGACGCGAGCGTGGAGCGTTCCTCTTGCACGGCGTGACGGGGTCGGGAAAGACCGAGGTCTACCTGCGCGCGGTGGAACGGACGCTGGCGGCGGGTGGGGGCGCCATCGTGCTGGTGCCCGAGATCGCCCTCACTCCTCAGCTGGTAGGGCGTTTTCGCGCACGCCTCGGCGAGCGCATCGCCGTGATGCACAGCGGACTGGGCGACGGCGAGCGACATGCCATGTGGAAAGCGCTCCGCAGCGGCGACGTGAAGATCGTGGTCGGCGCGCGCTCCGCTCTGTTCGCTCCGGTGCAGACCCTCACGCTGATCTGCGTCGACGAAGAGCACGACGGATCGTTCAAACAAGAAGAAGGTGTCCGTTACAACGCGCGCGACATGGCGCTCTTGCGTGCGCACCGCGCCCAGGCCGTGTGTGTGCTCGGCTCCGCGACTCCTTCGCTCGCGAGTGAGCTCGCCGTGCGGACCGAGCGCATCCAACGCCTGAGTTTGCCGGAGCGAGCCCGCGCGAACGCCGTGCTCCCCAAGGTCGAGCTGATCGATCTGCGGAGGGTGGGTGCGGGGCCGTCGGGACATCGCCTCTTGAGTTTGCCGTTGCACCGCGCGCTCGAGCGCACGCTGGCCGCTTCGGGGCAGGCCATCTTGTTCCTCAATCGCCGAGGCTTTGCCCCGAGCCTCTTGTGCGAGGCATGTGGCAAGGTGACGGAGTGCCCGAGTTGCTCGGTGGCCCTCACGCTCCACCGGAGCCGGCGCGCGCGGCTGACCTGCCATTATTGCGACCACGAGGCGCCCATCCCCGACAAGTGCGCGAGCTGCGGCAGCGGGCGGCTCAGTGAGGAAGGGGCCGGAACGGAGCGCATCGAGTCGGCGCTCTCCGAGGCCTTCCCGAACGCACGCATCGCGCGGCTGGACCGCGACGTGGGAGCCGGTGTGAAGGGGGAGCGCATCCTCGACCGCATGCGCAAACGTGAGATCGACGTGCTCGTTGGTACCCAGATGGTCACCAAGGGTCACGATCTTCCGGACGTGACGCTGGTCGGCGTGCTCAACGCGGACGCCGCGCTCGCCATGCCCGACTTCCGCGCAGCCGAGCGCGCATTTCATCTGCTCGTTCAGGTCGCGGGTCGCGCCGGGCGAGGGGACGTTCCTGGCACCGTCCTGATCCAGACCTGGCAACCCGAACACCCCGCGGTGATGCTGGCGTCTCGGCACGATGTAGCGGGGTTCGTGGCGCGCGAGCTCGATGACCGCCGGGAGCTCGGTTACCCTCCCTTCAAGCGCATTGCCTTGATCCGCATCGAGGCAGTGGATGAACAGCGGGCGCGGGAGCGGGCCCGTGAGCTTGCGGTGCTGGCAAAGCGTGCGGCGGGCCCGAAGGTGGAAGTGCTCGGCCCGGCGCCGGCGCCGCTGCCGCGCCTGCGCAATCGATTTCGTTTTCGCTTCATGCTGCGCGCCGAGGAGCGTGCGGACTTGCGGCCCGTGCTGCTAGCGATTGCGCGAGCACCCAGCGACCGCGCGATTCGGGTCGTCATCGACGTCGACCCCATCAACATGCTGTGA
- a CDS encoding transglycosylase SLT domain-containing protein encodes MTKRLGTLACLALAFAACTRGSVSPPTPSEAAPPVLQSAPPSASASTAAVGVPDVPPAEWTAAIRLQRWADAARLIEALGPKQERPEVRFARARVARQLGDDKTALERLTGLEKALPVLAMEIAELRAEAQANVGPFEPAARFFEAKNTAAALTRAALAWERAGKLAEARRTVDRAVGLASARSKRKKNTPSNDEIEARHTRALIAEKQGATELATTELRWLATFAPTADFAGDVDARLAKLAPKRALGKRERYDRALSMANAGKVELVEREIAALATTDGPAVSKAEELHARAWALYQARDFAKASELLREASKAGGENAAHDLFYAARALSRAHKDEQAIALYGEVARKFKSSAFAEQARFLAARLLYVSGRWKEAATAYAAYTKRHAKAGRFAEQVQYEQAVAWLASNQNEKAAKALGRLAEVETNDHDRAGAQELAAVALAGSGKKAEAIKLFKRVVDERPLSFAALAAAARLAQLGQPAPSPIEPPKLGPVREELSVPLPPKVRLLEALGFELEAEDELRGQEEAIRRQHAPRGDEALCRMYGELGPAARRYRVGQRAARPTDLNRAPAPDTRWLWDCIYPRPYEDLVRSAEKQWGLPSDLLYAVMRQESAFSPTVVSPAKAVGLLQLIPPTAKNVAKELELAFEPLLLASPDYNIRLGSFYLSKVLGTFGGNVALAAAAYNAGPSAVSRWLETGEKLPLDVFVGRIPYDETRGYVGRVVGNLARYAYLSGGEAAVPALSLEIHKGLRASREAY; translated from the coding sequence GTGACGAAACGTTTGGGGACCCTCGCATGCCTCGCGCTGGCTTTCGCGGCTTGCACGCGAGGCTCGGTGTCGCCGCCGACGCCGAGCGAGGCGGCGCCCCCCGTGCTGCAGAGTGCGCCCCCATCAGCCAGCGCTTCCACTGCGGCGGTCGGCGTCCCCGACGTTCCGCCGGCGGAGTGGACCGCGGCCATTCGCTTGCAGCGTTGGGCCGATGCGGCCCGGCTCATCGAGGCCCTCGGGCCCAAACAAGAGCGCCCCGAGGTGCGTTTCGCCCGTGCTCGGGTCGCAAGGCAGCTCGGCGACGACAAGACCGCGCTCGAGCGGCTGACCGGGCTCGAGAAGGCGCTGCCGGTGCTGGCGATGGAAATTGCGGAGCTGCGCGCGGAGGCCCAAGCGAACGTGGGCCCGTTCGAGCCTGCCGCGCGCTTCTTCGAGGCAAAGAACACCGCCGCTGCGCTGACCCGCGCGGCGCTCGCGTGGGAGCGCGCGGGGAAGTTGGCTGAAGCGCGGCGCACGGTGGACCGTGCGGTGGGGCTGGCGAGCGCGCGCAGCAAACGCAAGAAGAACACTCCGTCGAACGATGAGATCGAGGCTCGGCACACGCGGGCGCTGATCGCAGAAAAACAAGGGGCTACCGAGCTTGCCACCACTGAGCTCAGGTGGCTCGCGACGTTCGCCCCCACCGCGGACTTTGCCGGCGACGTGGACGCACGCTTGGCGAAGCTCGCACCCAAACGCGCGCTCGGAAAGCGTGAGCGCTACGACCGTGCGCTGTCGATGGCCAATGCGGGGAAGGTCGAGCTGGTGGAGCGCGAGATCGCGGCGCTGGCCACCACGGATGGCCCGGCTGTCAGCAAGGCCGAGGAGCTACACGCCCGCGCCTGGGCGCTGTATCAAGCGCGGGACTTTGCGAAGGCGTCGGAGCTCTTGCGCGAGGCATCGAAGGCCGGCGGAGAGAACGCGGCCCACGACCTGTTCTACGCAGCGCGCGCGCTGTCCCGCGCACACAAAGACGAACAGGCGATTGCCCTGTATGGCGAGGTGGCTCGGAAGTTCAAGTCCAGCGCATTTGCCGAACAAGCGCGATTTTTGGCCGCCCGGCTGCTGTATGTGAGCGGTCGCTGGAAGGAGGCGGCGACGGCCTACGCCGCCTACACGAAGCGCCACGCGAAGGCGGGTCGGTTTGCGGAACAAGTCCAGTACGAGCAAGCGGTTGCCTGGCTGGCCTCGAATCAAAATGAGAAGGCCGCCAAGGCGCTGGGCCGACTGGCGGAGGTCGAGACCAACGATCACGATCGCGCCGGGGCACAGGAGCTCGCGGCCGTGGCGCTGGCTGGCAGCGGCAAAAAGGCCGAAGCCATCAAGTTGTTCAAACGTGTGGTGGACGAGCGCCCGCTCTCGTTCGCGGCTCTTGCTGCCGCCGCCCGTCTCGCGCAGCTCGGGCAGCCGGCTCCGTCGCCCATCGAGCCGCCCAAGCTCGGTCCGGTGCGTGAGGAGCTGTCGGTGCCTCTGCCGCCAAAGGTCCGGCTGCTCGAGGCACTCGGCTTCGAGTTGGAGGCAGAGGACGAGCTGCGAGGGCAAGAGGAGGCGATTCGTCGCCAGCATGCGCCCCGCGGCGACGAAGCGTTGTGCCGCATGTACGGCGAGCTCGGGCCCGCCGCACGTCGTTACCGGGTGGGACAGCGCGCCGCACGCCCGACGGATCTCAATCGCGCGCCGGCGCCGGACACCCGCTGGCTCTGGGACTGCATCTATCCACGCCCTTACGAAGACCTGGTGCGCAGTGCGGAGAAACAGTGGGGCCTGCCGAGCGATCTGCTGTACGCCGTGATGCGACAGGAGAGCGCGTTCTCGCCGACCGTCGTGTCACCCGCCAAAGCAGTCGGACTGCTCCAGTTGATCCCTCCGACGGCCAAGAACGTCGCGAAGGAGCTGGAGCTCGCCTTCGAACCGCTGCTGCTCGCGAGTCCGGACTACAACATCCGCCTCGGTAGCTTCTACCTCTCCAAGGTCCTCGGCACCTTCGGGGGCAACGTCGCCCTGGCGGCGGCCGCATACAACGCGGGCCCGAGCGCCGTCAGTCGCTGGCTCGAGACCGGTGAGAAGCTGCCGCTCGACGTCTTCGTCGGCCGGATCCCTTACGATGAGACTCGGGGCTACGTGGGGCGTGTGGTCGGGAACCTGGCCCGCTACGCCTATCTCTCCGGAGGCGAAGCCGCCGTGCCTGCCCTCTCGCTCGAAATCCACAAGGGGCTTCGGGCTAGTCGCGAAGCCTATTGA
- a CDS encoding sigma-70 family RNA polymerase sigma factor, whose product MPAAALSAAQSWPGVVVPPALLIPMALERPTPAPERVSRRSMEADESERLVERCQAGDRTAFRELFLRHRGDVARLVQRMMGRVADVDDVVQEVFFQVHKSVKDFRGQARFSTWLYRVTVNVVLMQRRSAKSRPVLVETPEGLTPIDAGLSPDEDAARHARVRAFARLLEQISEKKRTVFVLHELEGLSAAEISDIVEAPVLTVRTRLFYARKELTELLRSEPSLAALAVQFGAQSEDDQ is encoded by the coding sequence ATGCCCGCAGCAGCACTCTCGGCGGCCCAGTCGTGGCCTGGTGTCGTCGTTCCACCCGCCCTTCTCATTCCCATGGCCCTCGAGCGCCCCACGCCTGCGCCGGAGCGGGTGAGCCGCCGCAGCATGGAAGCGGACGAGTCCGAGCGCCTGGTGGAGCGCTGCCAGGCCGGAGACCGCACGGCTTTTCGCGAGCTCTTCCTGCGGCATCGGGGCGACGTGGCCCGCCTGGTTCAGCGCATGATGGGGCGCGTCGCGGACGTCGATGACGTGGTGCAGGAAGTCTTCTTCCAGGTGCACAAGAGCGTGAAGGACTTCCGCGGTCAGGCGCGATTCTCCACCTGGCTGTATCGGGTGACCGTGAACGTCGTGTTGATGCAGCGGCGCTCCGCAAAGAGCCGGCCGGTGTTGGTAGAGACTCCGGAGGGCCTGACCCCGATCGATGCGGGGCTCTCACCGGACGAGGACGCGGCCCGTCACGCCCGAGTGCGAGCGTTCGCTCGACTCCTCGAGCAGATCTCGGAGAAGAAGCGCACCGTGTTCGTGCTGCACGAGCTCGAGGGATTGTCGGCAGCCGAAATCTCGGACATTGTTGAAGCTCCGGTGTTGACCGTACGCACTCGACTCTTCTACGCGCGCAAGGAGCTGACCGAGCTGCTGCGCTCGGAGCCGAGTCTCGCGGCGCTTGCAGTCCAATTCGGTGCGCAGTCGGAGGACGACCAATGA
- a CDS encoding HAD family phosphatase, which produces MFAATLFDFNGVLVDDEAVHLAAFQEVLAPLGLDVSETEYWERYIGFDDVGAFGAMLSDHGREASPERVRELVERKRPVYLAKAQAGLTLFPGAADCVRSRAKRGPVAVVSGALRDEIELGLALLGVTGLIGFVISAEDTQRCKPDPEGYQQAFARLPGLRREEVLVIEDSVAGIRAAKAAGMVCIAVAHSHPETALAESGADLVLPDLRAVTEEALSDLAGKLHV; this is translated from the coding sequence GTGTTCGCCGCAACCCTCTTCGACTTCAACGGCGTGCTCGTCGACGACGAAGCGGTGCACCTCGCGGCCTTCCAGGAAGTGCTCGCGCCCCTCGGACTCGACGTCTCGGAGACCGAATATTGGGAGCGGTACATCGGCTTCGACGACGTCGGCGCCTTCGGAGCCATGCTGTCGGATCATGGGCGTGAGGCGTCGCCAGAACGAGTGCGCGAGCTCGTCGAGCGCAAACGACCCGTGTACCTCGCGAAAGCGCAGGCCGGGCTCACTCTCTTCCCGGGTGCGGCGGACTGCGTCCGCTCGCGAGCGAAGCGGGGTCCGGTGGCGGTCGTGAGCGGCGCACTGCGCGACGAAATCGAGCTCGGGCTTGCGCTCTTGGGGGTGACTGGCCTCATCGGCTTCGTGATTTCCGCCGAAGACACCCAGCGCTGCAAGCCGGACCCGGAGGGATACCAGCAGGCCTTCGCTCGACTCCCGGGTCTCCGCCGGGAAGAAGTGCTTGTCATCGAAGACTCGGTCGCAGGGATCCGAGCGGCAAAAGCGGCGGGAATGGTTTGCATCGCCGTGGCGCACAGCCACCCCGAGACCGCGCTTGCCGAGTCGGGTGCCGACCTCGTGCTGCCGGACCTTCGAGCCGTCACCGAAGAGGCGTTGAGCGACCTCGCGGGCAAGCTGCATGTCTAG
- a CDS encoding SUMF1/EgtB/PvdO family nonheme iron enzyme, with translation MRAARFAIRCGFWVVVAGVSAACDSSHKRGEASDASPTVSSPSTSREPAPELLYLPDGGDVAPPRAPGQDILPGPWGMGSKRCPEDMVDVQGRFCVDRYEASLVDVKQAREISPYYHPARMQAAREYGRWQRARLESEVTASRDMAVPVPPAWQLKEEFEPRAVVKAGVIPNGYVSGDRAAVACAGAGKRLCTQEEWVTACRGEKNRKFPYGDRYEQGRCNVFREAHPAQVLHGNASINHLDPRLLRVRSNGKPLLRKTGETPECKSEWGSDAIYDMVGNLDEWIDEPKGRFCGGFFSRSTREGCDASVSAHPPSYYDYSLGVRCCK, from the coding sequence ATGCGGGCCGCCAGATTCGCCATCCGGTGTGGGTTCTGGGTCGTCGTTGCTGGCGTCAGCGCGGCGTGTGACTCGAGCCACAAACGCGGCGAGGCCTCCGACGCTTCGCCCACGGTGAGCTCGCCCAGCACCAGCCGCGAGCCCGCCCCCGAGCTGTTGTATTTGCCCGACGGTGGGGACGTTGCCCCGCCCCGCGCACCGGGCCAGGACATCTTGCCGGGACCTTGGGGCATGGGTTCGAAGCGCTGTCCCGAGGACATGGTCGATGTGCAAGGACGCTTCTGTGTCGACCGCTACGAAGCATCGCTCGTCGATGTCAAACAAGCCCGGGAGATCTCGCCCTACTACCACCCCGCTCGTATGCAGGCCGCTCGCGAGTATGGGAGGTGGCAGCGGGCCAGGCTCGAGTCGGAGGTCACTGCGTCGCGGGACATGGCCGTTCCCGTTCCCCCAGCTTGGCAGCTGAAAGAAGAGTTCGAACCCCGAGCCGTGGTCAAAGCAGGGGTCATCCCCAATGGTTACGTCAGCGGGGACCGAGCGGCCGTGGCCTGCGCCGGCGCGGGCAAACGCCTGTGCACTCAGGAGGAGTGGGTCACGGCCTGCCGCGGCGAGAAGAATCGAAAGTTTCCCTACGGAGATCGCTACGAGCAAGGGAGGTGCAACGTGTTTCGCGAGGCACATCCGGCTCAAGTTCTGCACGGCAACGCCAGCATCAATCACCTGGATCCGCGCCTGTTGAGGGTGCGCTCGAACGGCAAACCCTTGCTCAGAAAGACTGGCGAAACGCCCGAGTGCAAGAGTGAGTGGGGCAGCGACGCCATCTACGACATGGTCGGCAACCTCGACGAGTGGATCGACGAGCCGAAGGGGCGCTTCTGCGGAGGGTTCTTCTCCCGTAGTACGCGCGAGGGCTGCGACGCGAGTGTATCCGCGCACCCACCGTCGTATTACGACTACAGCCTCGGCGTGCGCTGCTGCAAGTGA